The Myxococcales bacterium genome includes a region encoding these proteins:
- the mscL gene encoding large conductance mechanosensitive channel protein MscL: MWKEFKAFALRGNVLDMAVGVIIGASFGKIVTSLVEDIIMPPIGLLLGHVDFSSLFISLTGVPFDSIAAAKAAGAPTLNYGLFINAVLNFFIVTLAVYFMVRAVNKLQPPKPVTMVEMKTKPCPFCATAIPEPAKKCPHCTADL, from the coding sequence ATGTGGAAGGAATTCAAAGCGTTCGCCTTGCGCGGCAACGTGCTGGACATGGCTGTCGGCGTCATCATCGGCGCCTCCTTCGGAAAAATCGTCACCTCGCTGGTGGAAGATATCATCATGCCGCCGATCGGCTTGCTGCTGGGCCACGTCGATTTTTCCAGCCTGTTCATCAGCCTGACCGGCGTGCCGTTCGATTCGATCGCCGCCGCCAAGGCGGCCGGCGCACCGACCCTGAATTACGGCCTGTTCATCAATGCCGTGCTGAACTTTTTCATCGTTACGCTGGCGGTGTACTTCATGGTGCGGGCGGTTAACAAGCTGCAGCCGCCCAAGCCCGTGACGATGGTGGAGATGAAAACCAAGCCGTGCCCGTTTTGCGCCACCGCCATCCCCGAACCGGCGAAAAAGTGTCCGCACTGCACGGCGGACCTTTGA